One Candidatus Eisenbacteria bacterium DNA window includes the following coding sequences:
- a CDS encoding efflux RND transporter periplasmic adaptor subunit, producing the protein MIRKYMLPVLAVVGVAFAVATVVRGNQPKPVAEPVAQPARAPFESFVAGSGIIEASTENIAVGTPVSGIVMEIYVKWGDHVRAGDPLFKIDDRDLQANLLVAEANVKEAEANLAQAKHQLGRAESVPDKRAISVEELQNRRDAVGVDGAALEAAKAQVEQTQIEIARRTIRALVPGEILQIKTRLGEFAQGGVLATPLMLLGDDTRLHVRVDVDENDAWRFRPGAAAVAFVRGNPDLKTTLRFERFEPYVIPKQSLTGDTTERVDTRVLEVIYSFDEGALPVYVGQQMDVFIEAPPLEAVRAKQLAGNAS; encoded by the coding sequence ATGATCCGCAAGTACATGCTCCCGGTCCTCGCGGTCGTCGGCGTCGCCTTCGCCGTCGCGACGGTTGTTCGCGGCAATCAGCCGAAGCCTGTCGCCGAGCCGGTAGCGCAGCCTGCACGCGCGCCCTTCGAGAGCTTTGTGGCGGGTTCGGGCATCATCGAGGCCAGCACCGAGAACATCGCCGTCGGAACGCCGGTTTCCGGAATCGTGATGGAGATCTACGTCAAATGGGGCGACCACGTCCGCGCTGGCGACCCTCTCTTCAAGATCGACGACCGAGACCTTCAGGCCAACCTGCTGGTCGCGGAGGCGAACGTGAAGGAGGCCGAGGCCAATTTGGCGCAGGCCAAGCACCAGCTCGGGCGAGCCGAGAGCGTGCCGGACAAGCGCGCGATCAGCGTCGAGGAGCTGCAGAACCGCCGCGATGCCGTGGGAGTCGACGGAGCCGCCCTCGAAGCGGCGAAAGCGCAAGTGGAGCAGACCCAGATCGAGATCGCGCGCCGGACGATCCGAGCCCTCGTGCCGGGGGAAATCTTGCAGATCAAGACCCGGCTCGGCGAGTTCGCCCAGGGGGGCGTGCTGGCGACCCCGCTCATGCTGCTCGGGGACGACACCCGGCTGCACGTCCGCGTCGACGTGGACGAGAACGATGCGTGGCGCTTTCGGCCGGGCGCCGCAGCGGTCGCGTTCGTCCGCGGCAACCCGGACCTGAAGACGACCCTGCGCTTCGAGCGGTTCGAGCCGTACGTCATCCCGAAGCAGTCGCTCACCGGCGACACGACCGAGCGCGTCGACACGCGGGTGCTGGAGGTGATCTACAGCTTCGACGAGGGTGCGCTTCCGGTCTACGTCGGCCAGCAGATGGACGTGTTCATCGAGGCGCCTCCCCTCGAGGCCGTGCGGGCAAAGCAGCTCGCGGGGAATGCGTCATGA
- a CDS encoding ABC transporter ATP-binding protein, which translates to MNAAVEDVAVYCRGVTKAYGSGEAQVTALRGIDLDVRRGELLMLVGPSGCGKTTLISVIAAILDQDGGDVHVQGRDLRTMSARERARFRGETIGFVFQAYNLLPALTAAENAAVPLLIQGMPRARALARAREVVDAVGLGARANALPAQLSGGQQQRVAIARALVHEPRIIVCDEPTSALDHESGQTVMELLRRVAQSAERALIVVTHDARIFGFADRIAHMDDGRIESIVDQRGRGEQQ; encoded by the coding sequence ATGAACGCAGCGGTCGAAGACGTGGCGGTCTACTGCCGGGGGGTCACCAAGGCGTACGGATCCGGCGAGGCGCAGGTGACGGCGCTGCGCGGCATCGACCTCGACGTGCGTCGAGGCGAGCTCCTGATGCTCGTCGGGCCCTCCGGATGTGGCAAGACAACCCTGATCTCGGTGATCGCGGCGATTCTCGACCAAGACGGCGGCGACGTTCACGTCCAGGGCCGCGATCTCCGCACGATGAGCGCGCGCGAGCGCGCGCGTTTCCGCGGCGAGACGATCGGTTTCGTATTCCAAGCGTACAACCTGCTGCCCGCGCTCACGGCCGCCGAAAACGCGGCGGTGCCGCTGCTCATCCAGGGCATGCCCCGTGCGCGGGCGCTCGCGCGGGCGCGCGAGGTGGTCGACGCCGTCGGGCTCGGTGCGCGCGCGAACGCGCTGCCTGCGCAGCTTAGCGGAGGGCAGCAGCAGCGCGTCGCGATCGCACGCGCTCTGGTCCACGAGCCGCGCATCATCGTCTGCGACGAGCCGACCAGCGCGCTCGATCACGAAAGCGGGCAGACCGTGATGGAGCTGCTGAGGCGGGTCGCCCAGAGCGCCGAGCGGGCGCTCATCGTGGTCACGCACGACGCGCGCATCTTCGGCTTCGCCGATCGCATCGCTCACATGGACGACGGCCGCATCGAGAGCATCGTCGACCAGCGCGGCCGCGGAGAACAGCAATGA
- a CDS encoding ABC transporter permease, with amino-acid sequence MNFVALKMLIGDRAKYLGIILGITFASLLITQQGAIFIGLMTRTYGAITDLGQPDIWVMDPKVQFIDDIKPMQDTKLLRVRGVEGVDWAVPLYKGLLKARLSDGNFQSVNVVGLDDATLVGGPPEMVEGTIADLRRADGVIVDVVGADDKLAKPPVAPGGRKTPLAIGDVLEINDHRAIVVGISRNTRTFQSQPVVYTTYLRALTIAPPERLLLSFILVKAKPGQDLEELCTRITRTTGLAAYTRDGFETLTVNYFLKYTGIPINFGIAVVLGFIVGTAVAGQTFYNFTLDSIRQFGALKAMGAQNGTLLRMILLQAVIVGLIGYGLGVGAASAMGFATRNTELAFRMPWQLLLASGGAVAVICVLAALLSIWKVVRLEPAIVFKG; translated from the coding sequence ATGAACTTCGTGGCGCTCAAGATGCTGATCGGCGACCGGGCGAAGTACCTCGGGATCATCTTGGGCATCACCTTTGCCTCGCTGCTCATCACCCAGCAGGGGGCGATCTTCATCGGCCTGATGACGCGCACCTACGGCGCGATCACGGACCTGGGGCAGCCCGACATCTGGGTAATGGATCCGAAGGTGCAGTTCATCGACGACATCAAGCCGATGCAGGACACGAAGCTCCTGCGCGTGCGTGGCGTGGAAGGCGTCGACTGGGCGGTGCCGCTGTACAAGGGTTTGCTCAAGGCTCGGCTCTCAGACGGAAACTTCCAGAGCGTGAACGTGGTTGGCCTCGACGACGCGACCTTGGTCGGAGGACCGCCGGAGATGGTGGAGGGCACGATTGCCGACCTTCGGCGCGCCGACGGGGTCATCGTCGACGTCGTGGGCGCCGACGACAAACTCGCGAAGCCGCCCGTGGCGCCGGGCGGCCGCAAGACACCCCTCGCGATCGGCGACGTGCTGGAGATCAACGACCATCGCGCCATCGTCGTCGGGATCTCGCGCAACACGCGCACCTTCCAGTCTCAGCCCGTGGTCTACACGACCTACCTGCGCGCGCTCACCATCGCACCGCCGGAGCGGTTGCTCCTTTCCTTCATCCTGGTGAAGGCCAAGCCGGGCCAGGATCTCGAAGAACTCTGCACGCGCATCACGCGCACGACCGGCCTCGCAGCCTACACCCGCGATGGCTTCGAAACGCTCACCGTGAACTACTTCCTCAAGTACACGGGTATTCCCATCAACTTCGGCATCGCAGTGGTGCTCGGCTTCATCGTCGGGACGGCGGTGGCCGGCCAGACCTTCTACAACTTCACCCTCGACAGCATCCGCCAGTTCGGTGCGCTGAAGGCCATGGGAGCGCAGAACGGGACCTTGCTGCGCATGATCCTGCTCCAGGCCGTGATCGTCGGGCTGATCGGCTACGGGCTCGGCGTCGGCGCCGCCTCAGCAATGGGGTTTGCGACCCGCAACACCGAGCTCGCGTTCCGCATGCCGTGGCAGCTCCTGCTGGCGAGTGGCGGCGCGGTAGCCGTGATCTGCGTGCTCGCGGCGCTCCTCAGCATCTGGAAGGTCGTGCGGCTCGAGCCGGCGATCGTCTTCAAGGGGTGA